In a genomic window of Maridesulfovibrio ferrireducens:
- the trsS gene encoding radical SAM (seleno)protein TrsS yields the protein MDTDFNIYETASVCPVCLKRISAQRITENGETRIVKKCIEHGEFSTPVWRGEPHIQNWARPKIPSAPPVTDTAASKGCPFDCGLCPEHNQHTCTTLIEITWRCDLNCKICFASAGNSKSQTLVRPDPTIDELKDLLKKVRETAGPCNLQLSGGEPAVRDDLPQIATIAKELGFPFVQINTNGLRVARQEGLAKLWADSGVDSAFLQFDGTRDDIYESIRGRALIKEKKEAIKNLTDAGIGVVLVPTIVPGVNDDNIGEILKLAISHSPGIRGVHFQPVSYFGRYPESPSDKSRITLPEIMSKLEEQTSELVHKADFLPPACEHSLCSFHSNYMVMENGKLKKLSGKNEACCAPRPASEGAEKSRTFVRRQWAAPAVEECGCKKPLDDLDRFIQRAKTHILAVSGMAFQDAWTLDLERLRGCCIHVASANGKLIPFCAYNLTSMDGSSLYRGQND from the coding sequence ATGGATACTGATTTTAATATTTATGAAACAGCAAGCGTCTGTCCCGTCTGTTTAAAAAGAATTTCAGCCCAAAGAATTACTGAAAACGGTGAAACCCGCATTGTAAAAAAATGCATCGAACATGGTGAGTTCAGCACGCCTGTCTGGCGCGGGGAACCTCATATTCAAAACTGGGCACGGCCTAAAATTCCATCCGCACCTCCGGTAACAGATACAGCTGCATCAAAAGGCTGTCCTTTTGATTGCGGCTTATGTCCTGAGCACAATCAGCATACATGTACCACTCTGATTGAAATCACGTGGCGTTGCGATCTTAACTGTAAAATATGTTTCGCGTCGGCGGGGAATTCTAAATCCCAAACATTGGTTAGACCGGACCCGACTATTGATGAGCTTAAAGATTTACTGAAAAAAGTTCGCGAAACAGCCGGACCTTGTAATCTACAACTTTCAGGCGGAGAACCCGCTGTTCGTGACGATCTTCCGCAAATTGCAACAATTGCGAAGGAACTAGGTTTCCCTTTTGTACAGATCAATACAAACGGACTGCGCGTAGCCCGTCAGGAAGGATTAGCTAAACTCTGGGCGGATAGTGGCGTTGATTCCGCTTTTTTACAATTTGATGGCACCCGCGATGATATTTATGAATCAATTCGTGGACGCGCATTAATAAAAGAAAAAAAGGAAGCCATTAAGAATCTGACCGACGCGGGAATAGGAGTGGTTCTGGTTCCGACAATTGTTCCGGGTGTGAATGATGACAACATCGGCGAAATTCTAAAGTTAGCGATATCCCATTCTCCCGGAATACGCGGTGTACATTTTCAACCCGTCAGTTATTTCGGACGCTATCCTGAATCTCCGTCAGATAAATCCCGTATCACGCTACCTGAAATCATGAGTAAGCTCGAAGAACAAACTTCCGAATTGGTTCATAAAGCGGACTTTTTACCTCCAGCCTGTGAACACTCCTTATGTTCTTTTCATAGCAATTATATGGTGATGGAAAATGGAAAACTCAAAAAACTTTCAGGCAAAAATGAAGCTTGCTGCGCTCCGCGTCCTGCTTCGGAAGGCGCAGAAAAATCGAGAACTTTTGTTCGCAGACAATGGGCCGCTCCGGCAGTAGAAGAATGTGGATGTAAAAAACCGCTTGATGACTTAGACCGCTTTATTCAGCGGGCAAAAACACATATTCTGGCTGTTTCAGGCATGGCTTTTCAAGATGCGTGGACACTTGACCTCGAAAGACTCAGAGGCTGTTGCATTCATGTAGCATCGGCGAATGGAAAATTAATTCCATTTTGCGCATATAACCTGACTTCAATGGATGGATCATCTCTTTACCGAGGACAAAATGATTAA
- a CDS encoding DVU_1557 family redox protein: MSTLKVLDDDFSSWKCSACGKNLEPAPVELEYLESRFTVELPSCPACGLVLIPEDLALGKMAEVESLLEDK; this comes from the coding sequence ATGAGCACCTTAAAAGTCCTTGATGATGATTTTTCTTCATGGAAATGCTCAGCATGTGGAAAAAATCTTGAGCCTGCACCTGTTGAACTTGAATACCTTGAAAGCAGGTTCACTGTTGAGCTTCCGTCCTGCCCTGCGTGCGGACTGGTTCTTATTCCCGAAGACCTTGCTCTGGGGAAAATGGCGGAAGTGGAGAGTCTTCTGGAGGACAAATAA
- a CDS encoding DVU_1555 family C-GCAxxG-C-C protein — MNDTDLRILQLNGSGYCCAQIITLLCLENLQRENPDLVRSMQGLCLGTGDCSGTCGILTGGICALALYGGKGLDNEEKDDRLPLVIENFREWFKSTSIKQYGGISCGDIIGDECGAPKPDRCGKLLVDAYAQLIQILVDEGFDPYSGRETNDGY; from the coding sequence ATGAATGATACAGATCTGCGCATCCTTCAATTAAACGGTTCAGGATATTGCTGCGCCCAGATAATAACACTTCTTTGTCTTGAAAATTTACAACGCGAAAATCCTGATCTTGTGCGTTCCATGCAAGGCCTCTGCCTCGGCACGGGGGATTGTTCAGGAACATGCGGGATTCTAACCGGCGGAATATGCGCTCTTGCACTCTACGGAGGCAAAGGGCTTGATAACGAGGAAAAAGATGACCGCCTTCCGTTAGTTATAGAAAATTTTAGAGAGTGGTTCAAAAGCACATCAATCAAACAATATGGCGGAATATCCTGCGGTGATATCATCGGCGACGAATGCGGAGCACCAAAACCGGACCGTTGCGGCAAGCTGCTCGTTGATGCCTATGCTCAACTGATACAAATCCTCGTTGACGAAGGGTTTGATCCGTATTCAGGCAGGGAAACAAACGATGGATACTGA
- a CDS encoding DVU_1553 family AMP-dependent CoA ligase — translation MINNPLECWLNLRMGRRLDSGGVSPEELREWQFELLRKTIKHAATSSQFYSKHLSNIVPDEIRTPADLSALPFTMPSDLRNSPNSFLCVSQDEIARAITISSSGSSGDPKRLFFTTGDLERTIEFFHYGMGPLVGKGETVLALLPDSRPGGVGNLFSESISRLGAKTVYPEDPSDIPALLNLLLNSRATCILGPAIHIHALSRLWKSKRLPKNQVRSALLCWDVLPSVTIQTISNTFGCEIFSHWGMTETCLGGAVECFQDSGMHLREPDFYVEIVDPATGQPVPDGTSGEILFTTLSRRAMPLIRYKTGDIGQIVSGPCSCGLSMRRLTGVTGRLNGDIRLPTSEQLSLSELNEIILQFVGVLDFKVSFQQHPPSLNIALDISPEAKIPSDLSKSIISYPKLNRAIVENDLKINIEIDNHNGCISSGFGKRLITSA, via the coding sequence ATGATTAACAATCCCCTTGAGTGCTGGCTTAATCTGCGCATGGGACGGCGACTTGATTCCGGAGGAGTTTCCCCCGAGGAATTACGCGAGTGGCAATTTGAACTTTTACGCAAAACCATAAAACATGCCGCAACATCTTCACAGTTTTATTCAAAACATTTAAGCAACATAGTCCCCGATGAAATTCGTACTCCTGCGGATTTAAGCGCATTGCCTTTCACTATGCCCAGTGACCTGAGAAACAGTCCAAACAGTTTTTTATGTGTATCTCAAGACGAGATTGCACGCGCCATAACTATTTCAAGTTCAGGATCAAGCGGTGATCCTAAGCGGCTTTTTTTTACAACCGGAGATTTAGAACGCACTATTGAATTCTTTCATTACGGCATGGGACCATTAGTAGGGAAGGGAGAAACAGTTCTTGCTCTGCTCCCGGATTCGCGGCCCGGCGGAGTTGGAAATCTTTTCTCTGAAAGTATCTCAAGACTCGGAGCAAAGACTGTTTATCCAGAAGACCCTTCTGATATACCTGCTCTTCTGAATTTACTCTTGAATTCACGTGCGACTTGTATTTTAGGCCCGGCAATACATATTCACGCACTGTCCCGCCTTTGGAAAAGTAAGCGACTCCCTAAAAATCAAGTCCGCTCGGCCCTGCTGTGCTGGGATGTTTTGCCAAGTGTTACAATTCAAACCATCTCAAACACATTCGGTTGTGAAATTTTTTCTCACTGGGGCATGACTGAAACATGTCTCGGCGGCGCAGTTGAATGTTTTCAAGATTCCGGCATGCACCTGCGTGAACCGGATTTTTATGTCGAGATAGTTGACCCTGCCACCGGACAACCTGTGCCCGACGGAACCAGCGGAGAGATTCTGTTTACAACTCTCTCAAGACGGGCGATGCCTCTTATAAGATATAAAACAGGTGATATCGGACAAATAGTTTCGGGGCCATGCTCATGCGGTCTTTCCATGCGCAGACTGACCGGTGTAACAGGCAGGTTAAACGGAGATATCCGCTTACCTACCTCCGAACAATTATCGCTTTCAGAACTTAACGAAATAATCCTGCAATTTGTCGGTGTGCTGGATTTTAAAGTCAGCTTTCAACAACACCCGCCTAGTCTCAACATTGCTCTGGACATTTCTCCTGAAGCTAAGATTCCATCAGATCTTTCTAAATCCATAATTTCTTATCCAAAGCTCAACCGGGCAATTGTCGAAAATGATTTGAAAATCAATATTGAAATTGATAACCATAATGGGTGTATCAGTTCAGGGTTTGGAAAAAGATTAATAACATCGGCTTAA
- the trsM gene encoding DVU_1556 family methyltransferase, translated as MTQHERSIPLWEKSTLKNAAGNTLRPGGLALTDRALSLANIPRYSRVLDVGCGLGATVQHLNESHSFEAYGIDCSTRQLEKAPSGLALSQADATNLPYANRSFDTLICECVLSLLPDIYLALAEFKRVLTPSGTLIITDIYQRGQTSSSCISDSCATNPINVRQLNNTLNELGFHTTVQEDHSKMLVELAARLIFTGEKSIIPKESCCEKPGYMLLIAKLNEL; from the coding sequence ATGACTCAACATGAGCGATCAATTCCTTTATGGGAGAAATCTACTCTTAAAAATGCAGCGGGAAACACATTACGCCCCGGAGGGTTAGCCCTCACAGATCGGGCTTTATCTCTGGCGAATATTCCGCGGTACAGTAGAGTGCTTGATGTTGGCTGTGGTCTTGGTGCAACAGTTCAACATCTGAATGAATCTCATTCTTTTGAAGCATATGGCATAGACTGTTCAACCAGACAGCTGGAAAAAGCACCCTCAGGGCTAGCTCTTTCACAAGCGGATGCTACGAACCTCCCTTATGCAAACAGATCCTTTGATACTTTAATTTGTGAATGTGTACTTTCACTTTTACCAGATATTTACCTAGCATTAGCTGAATTTAAGCGAGTCCTTACTCCATCCGGAACACTTATTATAACTGATATTTATCAGCGAGGACAAACCAGTTCAAGTTGCATCTCAGATTCATGTGCAACTAACCCCATTAATGTGCGACAGTTAAACAATACTCTTAATGAACTTGGGTTTCATACAACAGTTCAAGAAGATCATTCCAAAATGCTTGTAGAGCTTGCGGCGCGACTCATTTTCACAGGAGAAAAGTCCATTATTCCTAAAGAGAGTTGTTGCGAGAAGCCCGGCTATATGCTGCTCATTGCCAAATTGAACGAACTCTAA
- a CDS encoding molybdopterin-dependent aldehyde oxidoreductase: protein MIKRTLKVNGVERVVIVEKDTALATVLRESLGLTSVKIGCGTGQCGSCSVIVGGKLKRTCTLKMTRVEDYTEIITLEGIGTPQHLHPIQIAWMAHGGAQCGFCTPGFIVSTYALILSNPSPSREDIRDWFQKHRNACRCTGYKQLVDATMDAAAVMRGDMKIDELLFKMPEDGRIWGSKYPRPTAIAKVTGTLDYGADLGLKMPEGTLKCALVQAEVSHANIISIDTSEAEKMEGVVKVVTHKDVKGKNLITGLITFPTNKGDGWDRPILAEKKIFQFGDAIAIVCADTEKHAKAAAEKVVVKLEQLPEYMSAPAAMADDAIEIHPGTPNIYFEQKVAKGEESAPIFDKADAVIEDSFYVSRQPHMPIEPDVGFAYLDDDGKLCIHSKSIGLHLHAAMIAPGMGIEVENLIMVQNFAGGTFGYKFSPTMEALVGVACLATGKPVFLNYTWFQQQTYTGKRSPFFTTVRLAADKGGKLLSMETDWICDHGPYSEFGDLLTLRGAQFIGAGYNIDSIRGEGRTVCTNHAWGSAFRGYGSTEVEFASEVLMDELAEKLNMDPFDLRYKNIYREGSTTPTGQTPDVLSLEKIFDTARPHYEAAKKRVAAKSTDAIKHGVGIALGVYGSGLDGPDSAESEIELNEDGTVTMYACWHDHGQGADMGVLGTAHEALRPLKLAPEEIKLVMNDTRTCPNGGPAGGSRSQVVVGNSIIAACRALMDSMRKADGSFRSYDDMRKENKALRYSGVWTAPCTECDANGQGNPFACYMYGLFIMEVAVELATGKTTVEKATFVADIGKINNKLVVDGQMYGGIAQGIGLALSEDYEDIKKHSTMVGAGFPYIKQIPDDMELIYIETPRPEGSHGASGTGELPLTCPHGAIINAIYNASGARITKLPALPEKILAALKAKA, encoded by the coding sequence ATGATCAAAAGAACTCTCAAAGTTAACGGCGTAGAACGCGTAGTTATCGTAGAAAAAGATACTGCGCTTGCTACTGTTTTGCGCGAAAGCTTAGGTCTTACCAGTGTTAAAATCGGTTGCGGAACCGGACAATGCGGTAGTTGCTCTGTCATCGTAGGCGGAAAACTGAAACGCACATGTACCCTTAAAATGACTAGGGTTGAAGATTACACCGAAATAATCACTCTCGAAGGAATCGGTACTCCACAGCATCTGCATCCAATCCAGATTGCATGGATGGCACACGGTGGGGCTCAGTGCGGATTTTGTACACCGGGCTTTATCGTCTCAACTTATGCTTTGATTCTGTCCAACCCTTCTCCAAGCCGTGAAGATATTCGTGACTGGTTCCAGAAACATCGCAACGCCTGCCGTTGTACAGGTTACAAACAGCTTGTTGATGCAACCATGGACGCAGCAGCAGTTATGCGCGGCGACATGAAGATTGACGAATTACTATTCAAGATGCCTGAAGACGGTCGCATCTGGGGTTCCAAATATCCACGCCCAACAGCAATCGCAAAAGTTACCGGAACACTTGATTACGGCGCAGACCTCGGCCTTAAAATGCCTGAAGGCACTCTCAAATGTGCTCTGGTACAAGCAGAAGTTTCTCATGCAAATATAATTTCCATCGACACCAGCGAAGCTGAAAAGATGGAAGGCGTGGTAAAAGTTGTTACTCATAAAGATGTTAAGGGTAAAAACCTCATTACCGGCCTGATCACTTTCCCCACCAACAAAGGTGACGGATGGGACAGACCTATTCTCGCTGAAAAGAAAATCTTCCAGTTCGGTGATGCAATTGCAATTGTTTGTGCAGATACCGAAAAGCACGCAAAAGCCGCTGCTGAAAAAGTTGTAGTAAAACTGGAACAGCTGCCTGAATACATGAGTGCTCCTGCGGCTATGGCTGATGATGCTATCGAAATTCACCCCGGCACTCCTAATATTTACTTTGAGCAGAAAGTTGCCAAAGGTGAAGAATCTGCACCTATTTTCGATAAAGCAGATGCTGTTATTGAAGATAGTTTCTACGTCTCACGTCAGCCGCATATGCCTATCGAACCTGATGTAGGTTTCGCTTACCTTGATGACGACGGTAAACTTTGCATTCATTCCAAATCAATCGGCCTGCATCTGCATGCTGCCATGATTGCTCCGGGTATGGGAATCGAAGTTGAAAACCTCATCATGGTTCAGAACTTTGCAGGTGGTACCTTCGGTTACAAATTCAGCCCGACTATGGAAGCACTTGTAGGTGTTGCATGTCTTGCTACCGGTAAACCTGTCTTCTTGAACTACACATGGTTCCAGCAGCAGACTTACACAGGCAAACGTTCACCATTCTTCACAACCGTACGTCTGGCTGCCGATAAAGGCGGTAAACTTCTTTCCATGGAAACCGACTGGATATGTGACCACGGTCCTTACTCAGAATTCGGTGATTTACTGACCCTTCGTGGCGCTCAGTTCATCGGTGCAGGTTACAACATTGATTCCATTCGCGGTGAAGGTCGCACAGTTTGCACCAACCATGCATGGGGTTCTGCTTTCCGTGGATACGGTTCAACAGAAGTTGAGTTTGCATCCGAAGTTCTGATGGATGAACTGGCTGAAAAATTAAATATGGACCCATTCGATCTTCGCTACAAAAACATTTACCGCGAAGGTTCTACAACTCCGACAGGACAGACTCCTGACGTTCTGAGTCTGGAAAAAATATTCGACACAGCTCGTCCTCATTACGAAGCAGCCAAAAAACGTGTTGCAGCTAAATCGACTGACGCAATCAAGCACGGCGTAGGTATCGCACTCGGCGTTTACGGATCAGGTCTTGATGGACCGGACTCCGCAGAATCTGAAATTGAACTTAACGAAGACGGCACTGTAACCATGTATGCCTGCTGGCACGATCATGGTCAGGGTGCTGACATGGGTGTGCTCGGAACAGCACATGAAGCTCTTCGTCCACTGAAACTTGCTCCTGAAGAAATCAAACTGGTCATGAACGACACCCGCACCTGCCCTAACGGCGGCCCAGCCGGTGGTAGCCGTTCACAGGTTGTTGTCGGTAACTCCATTATCGCTGCATGTAGAGCGTTAATGGACAGCATGCGTAAGGCTGACGGAAGCTTCCGTTCTTACGACGACATGCGCAAAGAAAACAAAGCTCTCCGCTACAGCGGTGTATGGACTGCCCCTTGTACTGAATGTGATGCAAACGGTCAGGGTAACCCATTCGCATGTTACATGTACGGATTATTTATCATGGAAGTAGCTGTTGAACTCGCAACGGGTAAAACTACCGTTGAGAAAGCAACTTTCGTGGCCGATATCGGTAAAATCAACAACAAACTCGTTGTTGACGGTCAGATGTACGGCGGGATTGCTCAGGGTATCGGACTTGCTCTCAGCGAAGACTATGAAGATATCAAAAAGCATTCTACCATGGTCGGCGCAGGTTTCCCTTACATCAAGCAGATCCCGGACGATATGGAACTTATCTATATTGAAACACCACGCCCTGAAGGCTCACATGGAGCATCAGGAACCGGCGAACTCCCTCTGACTTGTCCTCATGGTGCTATCATCAATGCGATCTACAACGCATCAGGCGCACGCATTACCAAACTTCCAGCTCTGCCTGAAAAGATTCTCGCAGCACTGAAAGCTAAAGCTTAA
- a CDS encoding XdhC family aldehyde oxidoreductase maturation factor, whose amino-acid sequence MKKLVHNIRLQLESGNDLILASIVESTGSTPRSSGSKMAVRRDGKIDGTIGGGLVEALVQRAAAKLFDTQNIAVSFKEFDLSNTLAANADMICGGHVTVMMEHLYADKETTDIFIKFDNSLKLGQKVTILSLMDNEENSATSSRMLLTQNQATPAVQGFSEKSISELQAASLKKDTPIIQDNHNQRLIAESFTPQPSLFIFGAGHVSRPTAALATSVNFRTVVLDDRIDFANIERFPEADEIEVLPNFNNAFANLEVTEDSYIIIVTRGHLHDKTVLAQALKTPACYVGMIGSSKKRNAIYDALLEEGVTQTSIDRCHCPIGLGIGAQTPEEIAVSIVAELIKKRAGD is encoded by the coding sequence ATGAAAAAACTCGTTCATAATATCCGTTTACAGTTGGAATCCGGCAATGATCTCATTCTTGCAAGCATTGTTGAAAGTACAGGCTCCACGCCCCGTTCATCCGGCAGTAAAATGGCTGTTCGCCGTGACGGCAAAATTGACGGAACAATAGGCGGGGGACTGGTTGAAGCTCTTGTTCAACGTGCAGCAGCAAAACTTTTTGATACCCAGAACATAGCTGTCTCTTTTAAAGAATTTGACCTCTCAAATACTCTTGCCGCAAACGCTGACATGATTTGCGGAGGACATGTAACAGTTATGATGGAACATCTCTATGCGGATAAAGAGACAACTGACATATTCATTAAATTTGATAACAGCCTTAAGCTCGGACAAAAGGTTACCATTCTCTCACTCATGGACAACGAAGAAAACTCCGCCACTTCAAGTAGAATGCTACTAACCCAAAATCAGGCAACCCCCGCAGTACAAGGATTCTCCGAAAAAAGTATTTCTGAACTGCAAGCTGCATCCCTGAAAAAAGACACCCCCATCATTCAAGACAATCACAATCAACGCCTTATTGCAGAAAGTTTTACTCCACAGCCCAGTCTTTTTATTTTCGGAGCCGGGCATGTTTCCCGCCCAACCGCAGCACTGGCAACTTCTGTAAATTTCAGAACCGTCGTCCTTGATGACCGCATCGACTTTGCTAATATTGAACGCTTTCCAGAAGCGGACGAAATTGAGGTGCTTCCTAACTTTAACAACGCATTTGCAAATCTGGAAGTAACCGAAGATTCATATATTATTATTGTTACACGCGGACATCTACACGATAAAACAGTGCTGGCACAGGCTCTGAAAACTCCCGCCTGCTACGTAGGAATGATCGGCAGTTCCAAAAAACGCAATGCCATTTACGACGCATTGCTTGAGGAAGGAGTCACACAAACGAGCATAGATCGCTGCCATTGCCCAATCGGCCTTGGTATCGGGGCGCAGACTCCTGAAGAAATAGCTGTCAGCATTGTTGCAGAACTGATCAAAAAACGGGCCGGGGATTGA
- a CDS encoding pyridine nucleotide-disulfide oxidoreductase/dicluster-binding protein, with the protein MEQGSLHEWEAKCIQEEPPRCKAACPLHVDGREFCKLLAAGQTDKAWAVLCRTLPFPAITARICDAPCKKACLREEVGGGIEMDSLERFCAENAKRTPPFRPLPSRGKTVAVLGGFLPGLAAAWDLAKKGFTVTVFLNNIYEAFETLPHKSLSIEIFKQEIEVIKKMGVTFIENSTPDEKIAEECLQNFDAVFSDPLSCCAEKLKIKAPSATTLETEKNGLFAASMPENETSPVALIAIGRKGALSIERFMQNASLSAGREREEPFETRLYTNISKVEPLAPVTISEAGYTPESAHEEASRCLLCECMECVKNCAYLENFKGYPKVFARQIYNNASIVMGTRRANNLINSCMLCDLCTEICPENFSMKNLCIEARQDLVEKGHMPPSAHEFALRDMEFADSETCTINRHQAGFEQSEWAFFPGCQLPASDPNAVKKVYEFLCNSLTGGTGLMLRCCAAPADWSGRIELFNKKATELQTDWESLGKPKLIAACPSCQETLHKAIPEAEITSLWSVLFQHRKKLNPVIPDTIPALQDPCTARHNDKLLTDVRVLLSDLGIEFTEPELSGLHTECCGFGGLLSNANEPLSKTVAERRASKLNGDGITYCAMCRDLLAKSGKRCLHILDVIFPPENLDPAARTVPQYSERRENRVRLKEQMLDVIWKKPSAPRPDFESIALSFTEEAKKLMEERRILISDIQKTINAVQKSGQELENTETGHKLVYYRPVTVTYWVEHEKTGENSYLIHKVWSHRMRILGGRK; encoded by the coding sequence ATGGAACAAGGCTCACTTCACGAATGGGAAGCCAAATGTATTCAGGAAGAACCTCCCCGTTGCAAAGCAGCCTGTCCGCTTCACGTGGACGGACGGGAATTCTGTAAACTTCTCGCAGCCGGACAAACGGACAAAGCGTGGGCGGTCCTCTGCCGCACTCTTCCGTTTCCTGCTATAACTGCGCGCATCTGTGATGCCCCCTGTAAAAAAGCCTGCCTCCGTGAAGAAGTCGGCGGCGGTATAGAAATGGATAGTCTGGAAAGATTTTGCGCAGAAAACGCAAAACGTACTCCCCCTTTCAGACCTCTGCCCTCCCGTGGAAAAACAGTTGCTGTTCTCGGAGGATTTCTACCCGGCCTTGCCGCGGCTTGGGATCTTGCCAAAAAAGGATTCACTGTCACAGTTTTTTTGAACAATATTTATGAAGCATTCGAAACACTGCCTCATAAATCGTTGAGCATAGAAATTTTCAAACAGGAAATCGAAGTCATCAAAAAAATGGGCGTAACTTTTATTGAAAACAGTACGCCAGACGAAAAAATCGCCGAAGAATGTCTCCAAAATTTCGATGCGGTATTTTCAGACCCGCTATCTTGTTGCGCTGAAAAGCTAAAAATAAAAGCACCTTCCGCTACAACTCTTGAGACTGAAAAAAATGGACTATTTGCGGCTTCAATGCCTGAGAACGAAACCTCGCCAGTCGCACTCATAGCCATCGGTCGCAAAGGAGCTTTATCCATTGAACGGTTCATGCAGAATGCGTCTCTCTCAGCCGGACGTGAACGCGAAGAACCTTTTGAAACCAGACTCTATACGAATATCAGCAAAGTAGAACCGCTTGCCCCCGTTACTATTTCAGAAGCAGGTTACACCCCCGAATCAGCACACGAGGAAGCTTCCCGCTGTCTGCTTTGCGAATGTATGGAATGTGTAAAAAACTGCGCCTATCTCGAAAATTTCAAGGGCTATCCTAAAGTTTTTGCCCGCCAGATATATAACAATGCTTCCATTGTAATGGGTACACGCAGAGCTAACAATCTCATTAATTCATGCATGCTCTGCGATTTGTGTACAGAAATATGCCCCGAAAATTTCTCCATGAAGAATCTTTGTATAGAAGCCCGGCAGGATTTGGTTGAAAAGGGGCATATGCCGCCTTCTGCTCATGAATTTGCCCTGCGGGATATGGAATTTGCCGACAGTGAAACTTGCACTATCAACAGACATCAAGCCGGATTTGAACAAAGCGAATGGGCTTTTTTCCCCGGTTGTCAGTTGCCTGCGTCAGATCCGAATGCAGTCAAAAAGGTTTATGAATTTCTCTGCAACTCCTTAACGGGAGGAACAGGGCTTATGCTCCGCTGTTGTGCTGCTCCTGCGGACTGGTCCGGACGCATTGAACTTTTCAATAAAAAAGCAACTGAGTTGCAAACGGACTGGGAATCATTAGGAAAACCTAAACTAATCGCGGCCTGCCCTTCGTGTCAGGAAACCCTGCACAAAGCCATTCCAGAAGCTGAAATAACATCATTATGGTCTGTGCTCTTCCAGCATCGTAAAAAATTAAACCCAGTTATACCGGACACAATTCCGGCATTGCAAGATCCTTGCACAGCGCGGCACAACGATAAACTCCTGACGGATGTGCGCGTCCTGCTTTCAGATTTAGGCATTGAATTCACTGAACCGGAACTTTCAGGCCTTCATACAGAATGTTGCGGTTTCGGAGGATTACTCAGCAATGCCAACGAACCTTTATCGAAAACAGTAGCGGAACGCCGGGCTTCAAAGTTGAACGGAGACGGCATTACGTATTGCGCCATGTGTCGTGATCTACTTGCAAAAAGCGGAAAACGCTGTCTTCACATATTAGATGTAATTTTCCCGCCAGAAAACCTCGATCCTGCGGCACGCACCGTACCCCAATACTCTGAGCGCCGCGAAAATCGAGTCAGGCTTAAGGAGCAGATGCTGGATGTAATCTGGAAGAAACCGTCTGCTCCTCGCCCTGACTTTGAATCTATTGCTTTATCTTTCACTGAAGAAGCTAAAAAGCTTATGGAAGAACGCCGCATCCTTATTTCTGACATTCAAAAGACTATTAATGCTGTGCAAAAATCAGGGCAAGAACTCGAAAATACCGAGACAGGACACAAACTGGTATATTACAGACCAGTCACAGTCACTTACTGGGTTGAACACGAAAAAACAGGTGAAAACAGTTACTTAATCCACAAAGTATGGAGTCACCGCATGCGCATACTCGGAGGTCGTAAATGA